In Sphingobacterium sp. SYP-B4668, the sequence CGTGAATTGCAGCGAAGAAGATCATCAATTGAATAGGAGAACGGAGATGAAGGTTATCTGCCCAGATAAGCAATAAGGGACAATCCGTGGTAAAACATTAAATACGTAAAGACATGAAAACATATTATAACAATATAAAAAAGCAGGTATATGCAATAGCTATAGTTGCCACAATGATAGTAACGATTGGAACTTTAAATTCCTGCAAGAGTGACGAATGTGAGTTTGTCGAACTCAAGGGTTGTCAGACTGGGGTAGACGTAGCTTTCTTAGTCGATTATACCGGTAGTATGGGAGGTGCTATTGAGTCAATTAAGGCGCAAGTATCGACGATTGTCCAGACAATTGCTACACAATCCAACGGGAATTATAGGTTGTCACTATCCATCTTCGATGAAATGCCGACTAAACAAGCAACGACGTATACAAATTCAGCTCCATATTTGGCCTTGCCAGCCGCTCAGAAGATTATAAACACAAGTAATGCGCTCTTCTCGCAACATTTGACCATGTTGGAACCTTTTGCCCCTGTCAATGAAACGTCCTTTACCAATCAATTGGGGCAACTGTTGACCAATATGCCGATTGGAGGAGGAATGGGAACTCCTGAACCAGGGGATTTATTGCTCAAGGAGATTTTGTCCAATAATTTTGCTGGAGCATGGCGTACCGGTAATGTCAAAAAGATTGTCATCCTGATTACAGATGCTCCTGCTGGTGGGGACGATGATTTGGCAAATGCTACAGATGATGCCGAATTGGCCTCTTTAGCCAGCATAGCCAATGGGATGGGCGTACAGTGTGTGTTAATCAGCGCCATTGACAATTCGAATTACAAGCTTAGTCTGATTAATAATAACACCAATGGACTGACTTATGTGACGCCTGAATTCAAAGGTGTGTC encodes:
- a CDS encoding vWA domain-containing protein, with the translated sequence MKTYYNNIKKQVYAIAIVATMIVTIGTLNSCKSDECEFVELKGCQTGVDVAFLVDYTGSMGGAIESIKAQVSTIVQTIATQSNGNYRLSLSIFDEMPTKQATTYTNSAPYLALPAAQKIINTSNALFSQHLTMLEPFAPVNETSFTNQLGQLLTNMPIGGGMGTPEPGDLLLKEILSNNFAGAWRTGNVKKIVILITDAPAGGDDDLANATDDAELASLASIANGMGVQCVLISAIDNSNYKLSLINNNTNGLTYVTPEFKGVSDEIVNAIKASCGE